The following proteins are encoded in a genomic region of Halalkalicoccus subterraneus:
- a CDS encoding VirB4 family type IV secretion system protein, whose protein sequence is MSTGTDQQRAADRRKVLPNRLTGQRIAGVSKVAIYAGGGTAAMTWFAADMYVPPGYRSPVYGLALCMFVGSIIASFHTPNHLSVHEHLRRRITHHTRQHTMLSARNGSKKAQPTNDTLPGRIVRLPIIRNVRGIGVDEAERSQDAVQVSRPFHNSSAIETADGGVIGAIKVRPAAMAVADEGHWTRRVERLANVIDSSVTARTQFTSKMRAVDYGDRMGTYDNREQELLDKLAAKHGDIDTAYRKARNSEINREDLGLLIGADLADERQSVIDLYDVTTLKRNYYVTIKIEPADVVTEDNVEAGGGMANVPLLGRLWKYKELRDLRQEGDHTQVMVERLENKLETLESDLRTIEDISTRILSSTELSQVFADHYQAANAYVNDNFGDVVRLSPKPTSSEGTAMYGVDHDHLRDLPNGPIGESNGAVEPQTPGETSQMVDQGDDGNRHIVPTRSDQSNEPNDEGIVNTAKSTASSFADRVAKINDNPVADVILTKEQLVDHYQTVVGPKDGIYRGNENWITIDNAVYSKTLSIREWPAVPKMGILEPILREHEPGVAVNVATHINPIDQQRAEIELSDTEDQLKDKKEKAEDSRLPMFLQTYRKQHDEAQEMVEANQDSEYDLFETNTHIELRSDDPEALGRTIDHINSMMNDEGAEARQETAHHFEGWQSVAPVCDDKLEEPIMMFADGVAREFPWTSRNLHEPNGVEFGINMHTNEPLYLDLWNRKTGFDFGIFTKKGGGKTTTATEILGRLNMVYRDDLMTIIIDPLQEYANLATVHDGERLVVGGDTGINPFHIEATPEEKLATIGKGAPYKHWLEGCMDFVEMYYADEGLDFAEKKGIWRMAIREAAERYGIEDDPQTHSADYRREQGYSGDCPTPMDAIEIIDEMTDEPEEWVRSKPGQDPSERKVEEREVTAVDIINNDIQPFLPGGEYEHFTKQTDIELEDSTFFYVDMQQQEASTSIGLTMQVVYDLFYEMVKTIDIPSVIFMDEFHYMLRDSLAQKSLNQKFRHGRHWDLSLGVATQSFKDFFGEDADGNTHLTDNAQVLFENMPTQIFHQEDMSDEWAEEIGLTSDEARFIRNAEPGNRELGYSTALLRVSDKGTYPLKVKMDFEENPREAVVTEFDPSEHGEDFYSYLLEHDDICEWRFAPTTDGKVATNTEITATGTNTSGDAVEQNQRPQRTDVSATGDD, encoded by the coding sequence ATGAGCACAGGAACTGACCAGCAGCGAGCAGCGGACAGACGCAAAGTTCTCCCAAACCGATTGACCGGCCAGCGAATCGCCGGCGTCTCGAAAGTCGCGATTTACGCTGGCGGTGGCACAGCCGCGATGACGTGGTTCGCCGCGGATATGTATGTTCCACCGGGCTACCGAAGTCCGGTCTACGGGCTTGCACTCTGCATGTTCGTTGGCTCAATCATCGCCTCGTTTCACACGCCGAATCACCTCTCGGTTCACGAACACCTGCGGCGACGCATTACCCATCATACTCGACAACATACCATGCTCAGTGCACGCAACGGCAGCAAGAAAGCACAGCCCACCAACGACACGCTTCCCGGTCGGATCGTTCGACTCCCAATCATCCGAAATGTCCGTGGAATCGGTGTCGACGAGGCAGAACGCTCGCAGGACGCCGTGCAGGTCTCCCGCCCGTTCCACAATTCGTCGGCCATCGAAACGGCTGATGGCGGTGTGATCGGCGCGATCAAGGTTCGCCCGGCGGCGATGGCGGTCGCCGACGAAGGCCACTGGACACGCCGTGTGGAGCGCCTCGCGAACGTCATCGACTCATCAGTCACCGCGAGGACGCAGTTCACCTCGAAGATGCGAGCCGTCGATTACGGCGACCGGATGGGTACGTACGACAATCGCGAGCAAGAGCTCCTTGACAAGCTTGCCGCGAAACACGGCGATATTGATACAGCCTACCGGAAGGCTCGCAATAGTGAGATCAATCGAGAGGATCTCGGTCTCTTAATTGGGGCTGACCTCGCTGATGAGCGCCAGAGCGTGATTGATCTATACGACGTCACCACGCTCAAGCGCAACTACTACGTCACGATCAAGATCGAACCAGCGGACGTCGTCACGGAGGACAATGTTGAGGCGGGCGGCGGGATGGCGAACGTCCCGCTATTGGGCCGCCTCTGGAAGTACAAGGAACTCCGTGATCTCCGCCAGGAGGGCGACCACACGCAAGTAATGGTCGAACGGCTTGAGAACAAACTCGAGACGCTTGAGTCGGACCTCCGGACGATTGAGGACATCAGTACGCGAATCCTCTCCTCAACCGAGCTTTCGCAGGTCTTCGCCGATCACTATCAGGCGGCTAACGCGTACGTGAACGACAACTTTGGCGACGTCGTCCGGCTCTCACCGAAGCCGACCTCCAGTGAGGGAACGGCGATGTACGGTGTCGACCACGATCATCTACGCGACCTTCCCAATGGCCCGATCGGCGAGTCCAACGGCGCTGTCGAACCTCAAACGCCCGGCGAGACATCCCAAATGGTCGATCAGGGGGACGACGGCAATCGCCATATAGTCCCCACTCGCAGTGACCAATCCAACGAGCCCAATGACGAGGGCATCGTCAATACGGCGAAGAGCACTGCGAGCTCCTTTGCTGATCGAGTCGCGAAGATCAACGATAACCCCGTTGCCGACGTCATTCTCACGAAAGAGCAGCTGGTCGACCACTATCAGACGGTTGTCGGCCCCAAAGACGGCATTTACCGCGGCAACGAGAATTGGATTACGATCGACAACGCCGTCTACAGCAAGACACTCTCGATCCGCGAATGGCCCGCCGTCCCCAAGATGGGCATCCTCGAGCCGATTCTTCGAGAACATGAACCCGGCGTCGCGGTCAACGTCGCGACCCACATCAATCCGATTGACCAGCAGCGTGCCGAAATCGAACTCTCAGACACGGAAGACCAACTGAAGGACAAAAAGGAGAAGGCCGAGGACTCCCGGCTGCCGATGTTCCTGCAGACCTACCGGAAACAGCACGACGAGGCCCAGGAGATGGTCGAGGCGAACCAGGATTCGGAATACGACCTCTTCGAAACGAACACGCATATCGAACTCCGAAGCGACGACCCCGAAGCCCTCGGTCGGACCATCGATCACATCAACTCGATGATGAACGACGAGGGCGCCGAAGCCCGTCAAGAAACAGCCCACCACTTCGAGGGGTGGCAGTCAGTCGCGCCCGTGTGTGATGATAAGCTCGAGGAGCCGATCATGATGTTCGCCGACGGTGTGGCCCGTGAGTTCCCCTGGACGTCGCGAAATCTCCATGAACCGAACGGCGTCGAGTTCGGGATCAATATGCACACGAACGAGCCGCTGTACTTGGACCTCTGGAACCGCAAGACTGGCTTCGACTTTGGGATCTTCACGAAGAAAGGCGGCGGCAAGACGACGACTGCCACGGAGATCCTCGGCCGGCTAAACATGGTCTATCGCGATGATCTCATGACGATCATTATCGACCCACTGCAGGAGTATGCGAACCTCGCGACTGTCCACGACGGCGAGCGTCTTGTCGTCGGTGGGGATACGGGCATCAACCCGTTCCATATCGAGGCGACACCTGAAGAGAAGCTCGCGACCATCGGCAAGGGCGCACCGTACAAGCACTGGCTGGAGGGCTGTATGGACTTTGTCGAGATGTACTACGCCGACGAGGGTCTGGACTTCGCCGAGAAGAAGGGGATCTGGCGTATGGCGATTCGAGAAGCCGCCGAGCGCTATGGGATCGAAGACGATCCGCAGACCCACTCAGCAGACTATCGTCGGGAACAGGGCTATTCGGGTGACTGCCCGACGCCAATGGACGCGATCGAGATCATCGACGAGATGACCGACGAGCCTGAGGAGTGGGTTCGCTCGAAGCCCGGGCAGGATCCCTCCGAACGAAAAGTTGAGGAACGAGAGGTCACGGCCGTCGACATCATCAACAACGATATCCAACCGTTCCTCCCCGGCGGCGAGTACGAGCACTTCACGAAACAGACTGATATCGAGCTTGAGGATTCGACGTTCTTCTACGTCGATATGCAGCAACAAGAGGCCAGTACATCGATTGGTCTGACGATGCAGGTCGTCTACGACCTCTTCTACGAGATGGTCAAAACAATCGACATTCCGTCGGTGATCTTCATGGACGAGTTCCACTATATGCTGCGGGACTCGCTGGCCCAGAAATCGCTCAATCAGAAGTTCCGTCATGGTCGCCACTGGGACCTCTCACTCGGCGTCGCCACGCAGTCGTTCAAGGATTTCTTTGGCGAGGACGCTGACGGTAACACCCACCTCACGGACAACGCCCAAGTCCTGTTCGAGAACATGCCCACACAAATCTTCCACCAGGAGGATATGAGCGACGAGTGGGCCGAGGAGATCGGGCTCACATCAGACGAAGCCAGATTCATTCGAAATGCGGAGCCGGGTAATCGTGAATTGGGTTACTCAACGGCCCTACTCCGGGTTTCGGACAAAGGTACCTACCCGTTGAAAGTCAAGATGGACTTCGAGGAGAATCCCCGCGAAGCTGTCGTGACGGAGTTCGATCCCTCGGAACATGGCGAGGATTTCTACTCGTATCTCCTCGAGCACGACGACATCTGTGAATGGCGCTTCGCCCCGACGACAGACGGCAAGGTCGCCACCAACACGGAGATCACAGCAACGGGCACGAACACGTCTGGAGACGCTGTCGAGCAGAACCAGAGGCCACAGCGTACCGACGTTAGTGCTACGGGGGACGACTGA
- a CDS encoding helix-turn-helix domain-containing protein, protein MDVDLSQFDWKAQEVLRAIHQHGGDANTAEIRGQTGIEDNNVVLYRLNDKLEPAGLVELHQPDPENSRIQPKVATLTDAGREAAVQLDEARDESLDLSDKVEQLEARINSFETQVTDTANEEEASDREKEFQELRVGMLGIRDYLIEEHDADLAQYLDRHR, encoded by the coding sequence ATGGACGTCGATCTCTCGCAATTTGACTGGAAAGCACAAGAAGTTCTCCGAGCAATCCACCAGCACGGTGGAGACGCTAACACCGCTGAGATTCGGGGCCAGACAGGGATTGAAGACAACAACGTGGTACTATATCGACTTAATGATAAATTGGAGCCTGCTGGCCTTGTCGAGCTCCACCAACCTGATCCAGAGAACAGCCGGATTCAACCTAAAGTTGCGACCCTCACTGACGCCGGGAGAGAAGCTGCTGTTCAACTCGACGAGGCCCGTGACGAGTCACTAGATCTCTCCGATAAGGTGGAACAACTAGAAGCACGCATCAACTCATTCGAGACACAGGTAACGGATACCGCCAATGAAGAGGAAGCGTCGGACCGAGAGAAAGAATTTCAAGAATTGCGTGTCGGGATGCTTGGGATTCGTGATTACCTCATTGAAGAACACGATGCTGACCTCGCTCAGTACTTAGACAGACATCGGTAG
- a CDS encoding type IV secretory system conjugative DNA transfer family protein — MGLFNSFTSDDENETEADDNNETTQVASDGEYDPTRPKRINGKEWWIERIDEVSNEVETYAGEWPRAMIENAAKKPYQPVWVGCSERTGREFGVEFSRAFRHIAYLGSTGTGKTTAIYNSVTQLMMGGHGVAIVDPKGDDIYDLLRRVPKRRWDDVVYVDLGADYYSLEDEETGEDVPYQIGFNILDTYHDPGEPGFDEEIEWIVADLIELLAAGEYWGPRMDRIAKNMIRGMARHEEEFTIIEIYYALLEEENRQQYADLIGDSIDDDDIMFLEGFTRRIAEELSDDELDPLLGRLKDWVENPITRKIIAMRGAEVTLGQIVNEQKILIVNNDLPKEAKIMTANAVVSGIWTAVTSRKDPSEQQMMELAGMDNVGSEYAPFFLAIDECHSVLTDGDEIETMLMEARSKKLGLMLSTQVLRSLPDDAADAIISNCNTILSLTPNHPEEAREIANRFGGMDTEDLQRTPDYHAQTQLNSEDDPFLAKLIPPYPPCHTIEEAYELIVTSLENYGSPVQSGEEILDEMHFDAGGAISSKTTEAGASNDGEEQIDVTSDPAEQALYEAAYTVQIKRDAIGEYVESEAVKDEWRRRAGELGFSSEVSNVIEQAPDEYLQRQRRDGDSVMKVTPEGLEYAGLAQDTGSSASGGGDEHRWVLTEAYRAFTKLGMFVELPTQEGEEDPDGIADLPIDPMNAQNPREMHQREERLQDEYPHLYELTDGLNISIEAETSTLEKPMQTLTNLRKAIDEHKLCVFACKDGTANHDRFDYWPRRGEGIIYDTTGRGANRTINYDRMTFAADVDEEDNRTFYNKVETLAVAPDMYALRPRSEANLVWREEDEEIVMSDEDGTEHARFESREAAADPSKSNVPAYSEYDASEREYTVRTSGEKLVYGSREELEDDWMVVRAPFIPENEFDRMPTSEDFLFVVFPDNDTEEYTEPMICKQDKTRPLLPMDTSWDTTERLGADKEERTEATPAEVHEKVKSVEAENVDTNGTPRGESEEQNNHSGEDEATEESATGFTFENMT, encoded by the coding sequence ATGGGACTATTCAATTCATTCACCAGCGACGACGAAAACGAGACTGAAGCGGACGACAACAACGAGACGACCCAAGTAGCGAGTGATGGAGAGTACGACCCGACTCGACCAAAACGGATCAACGGCAAAGAGTGGTGGATCGAACGCATCGACGAGGTCTCCAACGAGGTCGAAACCTACGCCGGCGAATGGCCCCGAGCGATGATCGAAAACGCCGCTAAAAAGCCCTACCAGCCAGTTTGGGTGGGCTGTTCCGAACGGACGGGCCGAGAGTTCGGTGTCGAATTCTCTCGGGCGTTCCGCCATATTGCCTACCTCGGTAGTACAGGAACCGGCAAGACAACGGCGATCTACAACTCTGTAACCCAACTCATGATGGGCGGTCATGGCGTCGCGATCGTTGATCCAAAGGGTGACGACATCTACGACCTCTTGCGTCGAGTTCCGAAACGGCGTTGGGACGACGTCGTCTACGTCGACCTCGGCGCTGACTACTATTCGCTCGAAGATGAAGAGACGGGCGAGGACGTCCCATATCAGATCGGGTTCAATATTCTGGACACGTACCACGATCCCGGTGAGCCTGGCTTCGACGAGGAAATCGAGTGGATCGTCGCCGACCTGATCGAACTGCTCGCTGCCGGCGAGTACTGGGGGCCACGCATGGACCGGATCGCGAAAAACATGATCCGCGGAATGGCCCGCCACGAGGAAGAGTTCACCATCATCGAGATCTACTATGCCTTGCTTGAAGAGGAAAACCGCCAGCAGTACGCGGATCTGATCGGCGATTCGATTGACGACGATGACATCATGTTCCTCGAGGGATTCACCCGACGAATCGCCGAGGAATTGAGCGACGACGAACTGGACCCGTTGCTCGGGCGGCTGAAAGACTGGGTCGAGAACCCGATCACCCGGAAAATCATCGCGATGCGCGGCGCCGAGGTCACGCTAGGCCAGATCGTCAACGAGCAGAAGATCCTGATTGTCAACAACGACCTCCCAAAGGAAGCGAAGATCATGACTGCTAATGCGGTTGTGAGCGGCATCTGGACCGCCGTCACCTCTCGGAAAGACCCGTCCGAACAGCAGATGATGGAACTCGCTGGAATGGACAATGTCGGTAGTGAGTATGCGCCCTTTTTCCTCGCGATCGACGAGTGTCACTCGGTCCTCACCGATGGTGACGAGATCGAGACGATGCTCATGGAAGCCCGCTCAAAGAAACTCGGGTTGATGCTTTCGACGCAGGTCCTCAGGTCACTCCCGGACGACGCGGCGGATGCAATTATCTCCAATTGCAACACGATTCTCTCGCTCACACCAAATCATCCCGAAGAGGCGCGTGAGATCGCAAACCGATTCGGTGGAATGGATACTGAGGATTTGCAGCGAACACCCGATTACCATGCACAGACGCAACTCAACAGTGAGGATGATCCGTTCCTAGCGAAGCTCATCCCACCGTATCCACCATGCCATACCATCGAAGAAGCATACGAGCTAATCGTCACTTCGCTTGAGAACTACGGCTCGCCAGTCCAAAGTGGCGAGGAGATTCTCGACGAAATGCACTTCGATGCCGGTGGGGCGATTTCGTCCAAGACGACTGAAGCAGGTGCCAGTAACGACGGCGAGGAACAGATCGATGTGACGAGCGACCCCGCCGAGCAAGCGCTCTATGAAGCGGCTTACACAGTCCAGATTAAGCGAGATGCGATCGGTGAATACGTCGAGAGCGAGGCAGTGAAAGACGAGTGGCGACGCCGAGCCGGTGAGCTCGGCTTCTCATCGGAAGTGTCGAACGTAATTGAGCAAGCACCTGATGAGTATCTCCAACGCCAACGTCGGGATGGTGATTCGGTGATGAAGGTGACACCAGAGGGCCTCGAATATGCAGGACTAGCCCAAGACACCGGCAGCAGTGCAAGCGGTGGCGGCGACGAACACCGGTGGGTACTCACGGAAGCGTATCGCGCGTTCACGAAGCTCGGGATGTTCGTCGAACTCCCGACCCAAGAGGGCGAGGAGGATCCAGATGGAATCGCCGATCTCCCGATCGATCCGATGAATGCTCAGAATCCACGGGAAATGCACCAGCGAGAGGAACGGCTGCAAGACGAGTATCCTCACCTCTACGAGCTTACCGACGGGTTGAACATCAGTATTGAGGCCGAAACCTCGACGTTAGAGAAGCCGATGCAGACGCTAACGAATCTGCGGAAAGCGATCGACGAGCACAAATTGTGCGTCTTCGCGTGTAAGGACGGGACAGCTAACCACGACCGGTTTGACTACTGGCCGCGGCGGGGTGAGGGAATCATCTACGACACCACGGGCCGAGGAGCGAATCGGACGATCAACTACGACCGGATGACGTTCGCTGCTGACGTTGACGAGGAAGACAATCGGACGTTCTATAACAAAGTCGAAACGCTCGCTGTCGCGCCGGACATGTACGCACTGCGTCCACGAAGTGAGGCTAATCTCGTCTGGCGTGAAGAGGACGAAGAGATCGTGATGAGCGATGAAGATGGAACTGAGCACGCTCGTTTCGAGAGTCGTGAGGCGGCGGCTGATCCATCGAAATCGAACGTCCCTGCTTACTCCGAGTACGATGCCTCTGAGCGTGAGTACACGGTTCGAACCAGTGGTGAGAAGCTGGTCTATGGCTCGCGCGAGGAGTTAGAAGACGACTGGATGGTGGTTCGAGCACCCTTCATTCCCGAAAACGAGTTCGACCGGATGCCAACATCGGAGGACTTCCTGTTTGTGGTGTTCCCCGACAACGACACCGAGGAGTACACCGAGCCGATGATCTGTAAACAGGACAAGACCCGGCCACTGCTGCCAATGGACACCTCTTGGGACACAACGGAACGGCTAGGCGCAGATAAAGAAGAGAGAACTGAAGCAACACCAGCAGAAGTGCATGAGAAGGTCAAGAGTGTTGAGGCTGAGAACGTCGATACGAACGGTACTCCTAGAGGGGAAAGCGAGGAGCAGAACAATCACAGCGGCGAAGATGAGGCTACTGAAGAGTCTGCTACCGGGTTCACCTTTGAGAACATGACATAG